acggTCTGTGATAATTTCTACTATTCATTGCATCTTTGATGAGAAAATAAGTTAGGAAACCACACCACATGCATCTTAATAtgttaggaaaaaaaaaaaaggcagcccggtgcacgaagctcccgccatgcggggtctcggggaaggatccattgtacgcagctttaccctactttttgcaagaggctgttttcaagattcgaacccgtgaccttttggtcacatggcaacaactttaccgttacgccaaggctccccttctcatCTTAATATGTTAGACGCTTTCAATAATACATTAATAGTGGACTCCAAGTTTTGCGGATCAGTTCTGTGATTATTGCACAGATACTCCAAAAGGGGTTGCTGCAGAGAGAACATAACTGTTGATGGCATAGGTTGAAAATTCAGCAGGTAACATAAGTTAAATTGGTTGCATCTAACATTCTTGTAAACCCTACAGGGGAGAAGGTACATGAGGTACAACTTAAGAGAATTTCAAGGACCCTAGAGAGCTGAAGACTTGCTATTGATTTAAGTTTACAAATGGGTGCTAAAGAGTATGGTGAAGAAAGAGATGATTGTTCAAGTGATTTGGAGAAGGATTTTAAGCATAGTAATGATGGTGAATCAGATTATGAACCAGCAAGGGATTCACTTTCATCTCAAGGGGAAACTGCAACAAATACTGACAAGGTAAAAAGAGCATCAAGGGTTCCAAAGAAGGTTTCAAAAAGAGAAACAACTGAGAATGGTACTCGCACCTCAAGAGGAAGTGCTAATCATCAACAACATGGTCTGTTCAAAGCATCAAGTACGAGCCAAAAAAAGTGTCAAAAGCCTGTCAGAGCATCAGATTCAACTAAAACTCCTACCAATAAAAGGAAGGAAAGTGCAAGTGTTCCTTCAATAGCTTCATCTGAAGAAACTGAGGACAAAACAATTGAAGATGTTAAGGAAATAGATGTGATGGATGAGGCTCCTGTGTGTGATCAGAGTAATGGTACAGACAATGAAACAGTTGAGACAGAAGAGAATGCCATTAATGATGACAAGGCATGTGCATCTCAGAAGATTGAAGAGTTGGAGTCCAgaattgaaaaacttgaggaagaacttAGAGAAGTTGCTGCTCTTGAGATTTCTCTCTATTCTGTTGTACCAGAGCATGGCAGTTCAGCACATAAGGTTCACACACCAGCTCGGCGTCTTTCAAGGCTATATATTCATGCTTGCAAATATTGGACTCAGGACAAGAAGGCTACAATTGCTAAAAATACTGTGTCGGGACTCATACTTATTGCAAAATCCTGTGGCAGTGATGTTTCAAGGTACTGAAATTTTGTATCTAAAAACTAAGAATGTATGCATTTTTTGATCAACTAATAATTTGGCTAGTTTTCTTAGGTTGACATTCTGGTTGTCAAACACAGTTGTCCTTAgagagattatctctcaaactTTTGGCAACTTGTCCAATTTCAATGCAACTATGAAGATGGTTGCATCAAATGGTGGTGCAAGGAAAACTGATGAACAACATACATCACTTAAATGGAAAAACAATTCtggcaacaaaaaaggaaaaaacctTGGCCTTTTGTCAGTGATATATGATTGGCAAGATACAAACACATTTACACAAGCTCTGGAAAAGATTGAATCTTGGATATTCTCCCGAATTGTTGAATCAGTGTGGTGGCAAGtaagttttatttcttcttttatatgTCATCTTGAGATAATTTTTAGGCCATTCTTGCTAGTGTCTTAATATGCATAAGCAATCTAGGACTGCACTTTTCTAATGGGAAGTgttataaaaaatatatgattGCTTCATACTTGCTTATTCAGCATAAACATTCTAATGGTTCCATGTCAGGCTGTGAAATCCAATTACATTCAGGATTTTCAAATCAGCTGCTAATTTCTAGTGCAAAACATTTTGCTCATGGTCTTGCTGTAAGTTTTATTTTATAATGGTTAATTGATTAACCACTTATTCCAAAAGGTTAAGTTATTAGAAAAGAGACCAATTTTACCAAATTTTACCTACCTCAGTGTGCTAATCATTTGGCCAAATTATGTAAGCTGAACATCTTTAGTCATTTCAAAGAGATTTTTTTGGTTATCCTCTAGTTCTTCGGGTAGCCTTCTTTCATATTTAGACATTGGCATGGTGTTTTTTCCCTCCTTTTTGTCATGTGTGATTTTATAATTCAGACATTGGCACCCCACATGCAAACACCAATGGAGGACTTGTACACTCCAAGAATCTCAGGAAAATTGCTAGAACCATCACTTGGTGATCAGCCGCAAGGAAGCTTTTCTATCAATTTATGGAAAAGTGCATTTCATAATGCTTTCAGTAGAATATGCCCAGTCCGTGCCGGAGGCCATGAGTGTGGCTGCTTACCTGTATTGGCGAGAAAGGTATGCTCTGCCATCGCTGATGAAcaattcatcattaacatcaacaACAATAGGCATTTGTTGGCTACATGGATCTTAGTCCTCCATTGTGCTCTATGTAAGGCAATATCCTTAGTAATATTCCAATCGATAGTTTAGTTTTCTCACATTAAATTCAGTTTTCTTTGGCCTTCATCTATCCTTAACATTTCTGACTCCATTCCATTCAAATTTGTAACTATAGAATTGTTGATTGCTTTTGAACATTTTTATACCATCTAACCTGGTTTCTCTTATTTTATATCTCTTGGACTTGCATCTAATTGCTCTCGGgtattgttttttattttccttgcatTCTATTTCCGTAACATTATACATTAATTCTTTACTCTCTGCTAACTTACTTTTTAGTATATGTTGCACAGTCCAACACCCCAATGTGTATTTCTAAATTCCTTCTAGATTTCAGTAGTTAGGTTTCTTTTGAGTTTTTCCTTGAGTGGTTATGGCATCGGAGATATATATATTTGAACCATTCTGTGGATGATAAATTTCTTGTATTCCTAGGTGATGGAGCAATGTGTATCTAGATTAGATGTTGCCATGTTCAATGCAATTTTGCGCGAGTCAGCTTATGAGATTCCTACCAATCCTATTTCCGATCCAATTATCGACTCCAATGTGTTGCCAATTCCTGCTGGCAATTTAAGCTTTGGATCTGGTGCACAACTCAAAAACTCTGTAAGTATTATTATCTGcattattcttttggtgttgatGAAGGGATTTTACTGTTATTTTATTCACATTATCTGTGAGGTCCAGTTATTAGTTCCTGATTTATCTATTGAACTATGCTTGAGGTATTTGATTGGAAGTTGGAAGGAACCAATGACTAATCCTATTCAAGCAAATAGCCCAGCTTTACTTCAGCTTTATACTAAAATAAATTTTGGAGATATTTGCTACCGGTGACTACCAATATAAAATAGGACAATCCGGTGCACGAAGCACCTACCAATGTAGAGTCTTGGGAAAGGATCGGACCACCGGTATGCtcttattaaatttaattatttttctttagctTCATTGTTAGGGAACCAAGTGTATGAAGTCCTTAGGCACCCCATACGTCCGTTTGAGCTTGACGAGCTTATCAGATGTCATAGTGGTGACAAGGCATAGGCTTCCATTGACAATGAAGCTCCCTCGCCTTGTGTTTGGGATCTACAAGACCCTCAAACAGGGACGAATGGGAGAGCGAATTTGTCAATACATGCACCAGGCTATTGGTAGACTGTGTGTAATCAAATACATTGCTCAGTATAAAGAATGGCACTTCTATGGGGACCTCTGGAGCACCCAAAGACAACccctaaaataaataaaattaacaaGAGTGGAGCTTGCCAACCCGAGACTGTTGGAGAATGCTAGCACAAGCTAAGAGGTAGGCGAACTAGCACATTGCACAAGTGTCATGCTCAAAGATGAGCAAGGGTGATATGCTTGGATTCTTCACATTGAACTCCCCTCCTACCATGGTGATAGACCTTAGTGTGAGGGGGAGTAGTAACTAACACGATATGTTTGCACGTTAGGGGCTCGACATGTATCCCACCATAGTCACGCCACTTCTTGGTGGTGGTCGGGTCAGGGATCACCTCCTTTGAAGCCAGATCTTTGTTCCTTGGCCCAGGGTGATGTCAACCCCAAGGAATGGTGCATTCTAATGAATGTCATGGATTGTGGACATGATAGCTTTTGGTCATACGGATGCAGTCCCAAGGCCTAAGCACTGGAGGCAAAAAAGGGGATCTTTCTTTAGGCGTTGCCGCCATGAACAGTGGCAGTAGGGACAGAAGTTCACCAAAGAGCATAGTCCTAACTTGGTCGTTCACCTCAGCTAGTTCTCTCTTCAATCTTTGATAGTTTAGCAATGCTTCTCAAGGCTTGCTCCTACATGTTTGCCTAAAAGCCTAATTATTTGTGTAGGACCGCCCTTAACAAGCGTTGTTAGCGATTACTCTGAGTTGACCATGCGAGTGTTGATTATGAAACTCAATAGTGCCTTGATGAATTTTTTAATGTTATCTTTTCATTTGTACCTACTTATAATGTACTTGACCATATTCCTATTATCTTCTTGTTCTTTACCAAGATAAATGatacttcttttctttttttcaatCGTCTTACACAGTAGAGTGTGGTGCTTTAATTTCCTTTATAATCTACAAACCTACTGGTTGTGAATTTTTATGCAGATAGGAAATTGGTCTAGATGGCTTACAGATGTAGTTGGCATGGATGATGACGATTCATGGAAAGAGGATGGAGACACTGATGAGAATGATAATGGAAAGGAAGTAACCAAATCA
The genomic region above belongs to Zingiber officinale cultivar Zhangliang chromosome 11A, Zo_v1.1, whole genome shotgun sequence and contains:
- the LOC122031143 gene encoding uncharacterized protein LOC122031143 — translated: MGAKEYGEERDDCSSDLEKDFKHSNDGESDYEPARDSLSSQGETATNTDKVKRASRVPKKVSKRETTENGTRTSRGSANHQQHGLFKASSTSQKKCQKPVRASDSTKTPTNKRKESASVPSIASSEETEDKTIEDVKEIDVMDEAPVCDQSNGTDNETVETEENAINDDKACASQKIEELESRIEKLEEELREVAALEISLYSVVPEHGSSAHKVHTPARRLSRLYIHACKYWTQDKKATIAKNTVSGLILIAKSCGSDVSRLTFWLSNTVVLREIISQTFGNLSNFNATMKMVASNGGARKTDEQHTSLKWKNNSGNKKGKNLGLLSVIYDWQDTNTFTQALEKIESWIFSRIVESVWWQTLAPHMQTPMEDLYTPRISGKLLEPSLGDQPQGSFSINLWKSAFHNAFSRICPVRAGGHECGCLPVLARKVMEQCVSRLDVAMFNAILRESAYEIPTNPISDPIIDSNVLPIPAGNLSFGSGAQLKNSIGNWSRWLTDVVGMDDDDSWKEDGDTDENDNGKEVTKSKSFRLLNELSDLLMLPKDMLLEKAVRKEVCPSIGLPLITRVLCNFTPDEFCPDPVPGVVLEELNTESILERRLSEKELIGGFPCAAAPVVYSPPSADDVAEKVADVSGRAELDRRASMVQRKGYTSDDDLDELDNPLAGITDKTTPSSGDKKENSQANSVRHKLLREVWCV